In Zea mays cultivar B73 chromosome 7, Zm-B73-REFERENCE-NAM-5.0, whole genome shotgun sequence, the following proteins share a genomic window:
- the LOC100193205 gene encoding uncharacterized protein isoform X1 has product MGSNTGGASGGFYQPFNSNLAGAGASTGIQNFPGVRLRGLPFDCNDIDICKFFVGLDIVDCLLVNKNGRFTGEAFVVFPTAMQTEFALHRNRQNMGRRYVEVFRCKKLEYYRAIANEVSQGGYFESEYRRSSPPLSPPKKPAEDKGSMEYTEVLKLRGLPYSATTEDIIKFFLEYELTEENVHIAISSDGKATGEAFVEFPTTEVAKTVMCKDKMTIGTRYVELFPSTPEEVSRARTRGRH; this is encoded by the coding sequence GTGGCTTCTACCAGCCCTTCAACAGCAACTTAGCTGGTGCAGGGGCTAGCACTGGCATCCAAAACTTTCCAGGTGTACGGCTGCGAGGTCTCCCTTTTGATTGCAATGACATTGATATCTGCAAGTTCTTTGTGGGACTGGACATAGTGGACTGCCTCCTGGTTAACAAGAATGGTCGCTTCACTGGTGAGGCTTTTGTGGTCTTCCCAACAGCTATGCAAACAGAATTTGCTCTGCATCGTAACAGGCAGAACATGGGCCGGAGGTATGTTGAGGTGTTCAGATGTAAGAAGTTGGAGTACTACCGTGCAATAGCCAACGAGGTGAGCCAGGGTGGTTACTTTGAGTCAGAGTATCGCCGCTCCTCACCTCCTCTGAGCCCCCCTAAGAAGCCTGCTGAAGACAAGGGCAGCATGGAGTACACTGAGGTGTTGAAGCTCCGTGGGCTTCCCTACTCTGCGACCACTGAGGACATCATCAAGTTCTTCCTGGAGTATGAGCTGACAGAGGAGAATGTGCATATTGCGATTAGCTCAGATGGGAAAGCTACCGGTGAAGCCTTTGTTGAGTTCCCAACAACTGAAGTTGCCAAGACGGTGATGTGCAAGGATAAGATGACTATCGGGACGAGGTATGTGGAGCTGTTCCCGTCTACCCCAGAGGAGGTGAGCAGGGCGAGAACCCGAGGCAGGCATTGA